One window of Nostoc sp. C052 genomic DNA carries:
- a CDS encoding cupin domain-containing protein, which yields MTVNLQGILQQPGQGSSYWVLGDLYTFKALGEETGQVYALIEITVQPQNGTPAHIHSHEDEAFYIQEGELEFQLD from the coding sequence ATGACGGTAAATTTACAAGGAATATTACAGCAACCAGGACAAGGTTCTTCATACTGGGTACTTGGGGATTTGTATACCTTTAAAGCGCTAGGTGAAGAAACTGGCCAAGTTTATGCGCTAATTGAGATTACTGTTCAGCCACAAAACGGTACACCTGCCCACATTCATAGTCACGAAGATGAAGCTTTCTATATTCAAGAGGGAGAATTGGAATTTCAGCTTGATTAA
- a CDS encoding chloride channel protein: MTFLPATQLRKVTEQPAFPTPSTPLAHLINRFQPSPETVVLFLAVLIGGGTGMGVVTFHYLIQLIHQLMLENLMGQIGVWGSWTLACVPTLGGLIVGLMRWRTQDFGPGLSSLIAASQGTEIRRPLRPVTKMLAASVSLGSGASLGPEGPSVEIGANFGMLFSVILKVSQERQRLLLGAGAAAGLAAGFNAPIAGVFFALEVVMGATSFATSAVSVVLLAAVVAALIAQIGLGTQPAFDLPVYQVRSPLELPLYLGLGLGASLVALAYTQSIRGAKACFAGKVPGFAFLGLIPEPIHPIIGGVIIGAVALKFPQILGVGYETVEAMLQDVEFPLYLLVVLLVVKLLMTAISTGSGFVGGLFAPAMFLGASFGSAYAKILAVAFPAICDQMAAPPAYAMVGMAAVLAASVRAPLTAILMLFELTRDYRIVLPLMAAVGLSVWLVERMKPTFNSNSNLQQIGLSELKDEQAEIVQQILVEDAMYPCPKKLSATLGVLDAAVEMTRDRVRSALVIDEAEQLVGILSLEDINRALDLWQTYPTSLTEIPDNLSSQTLIDICTTEILYAWQDELLSEALDRMSLRGLHQLPVIARDKPDLILGLLEKEQIALTCNLAVTRKALRHYLPVLPTTDIAISH, translated from the coding sequence ATGACTTTCTTGCCTGCCACTCAACTGAGGAAGGTAACGGAACAACCTGCCTTTCCTACACCTTCTACTCCTTTAGCTCACCTAATTAATCGTTTTCAACCATCTCCAGAAACCGTCGTGTTATTTTTAGCGGTGCTGATTGGCGGTGGTACTGGCATGGGTGTAGTTACCTTTCACTATTTAATTCAGCTGATTCACCAGCTGATGCTAGAAAATTTAATGGGTCAAATTGGCGTCTGGGGTTCTTGGACTTTAGCCTGCGTTCCCACCCTTGGCGGATTAATTGTTGGCTTGATGCGTTGGCGCACTCAAGACTTTGGCCCTGGACTTTCATCTCTGATTGCCGCCTCTCAAGGAACGGAGATTAGGCGACCACTACGACCAGTTACAAAAATGCTGGCCGCATCTGTTTCTTTGGGGAGTGGCGCTTCTTTGGGACCAGAGGGGCCGAGTGTCGAAATTGGGGCCAATTTTGGGATGTTGTTCTCTGTGATTCTCAAAGTATCTCAAGAACGACAGCGTTTGCTATTAGGTGCTGGTGCGGCGGCTGGACTGGCAGCAGGATTTAATGCTCCCATCGCTGGAGTATTTTTTGCTCTAGAAGTGGTGATGGGAGCGACATCTTTTGCTACTTCTGCTGTCAGTGTAGTGCTACTAGCGGCGGTGGTAGCAGCATTGATTGCCCAAATCGGTTTGGGGACACAACCTGCTTTTGATTTACCTGTTTACCAAGTTCGCAGCCCCTTAGAATTACCCCTTTACCTGGGCTTGGGTTTAGGGGCTAGCCTAGTTGCTCTGGCTTATACTCAATCAATTCGGGGGGCAAAAGCCTGCTTTGCTGGGAAGGTTCCAGGTTTTGCTTTTTTGGGACTAATTCCTGAGCCGATTCATCCAATTATTGGCGGTGTAATCATTGGCGCAGTTGCTTTGAAATTCCCGCAAATTCTGGGTGTCGGTTATGAAACTGTAGAAGCAATGCTTCAGGATGTAGAGTTTCCACTCTATCTGTTGGTGGTGCTGTTGGTGGTGAAGCTACTGATGACTGCAATTAGTACAGGTAGTGGTTTCGTCGGCGGTTTATTTGCACCAGCAATGTTTTTAGGTGCTTCTTTTGGATCGGCTTATGCCAAAATTTTGGCTGTGGCATTCCCGGCAATTTGCGATCAAATGGCGGCTCCCCCAGCTTATGCAATGGTGGGAATGGCAGCAGTGTTAGCTGCTAGTGTGAGAGCGCCATTAACGGCTATTTTAATGCTATTTGAATTAACCCGTGACTATCGCATCGTTTTACCATTGATGGCAGCTGTGGGCTTGAGTGTTTGGCTAGTGGAAAGGATGAAACCAACTTTTAACTCTAACTCTAACTTACAGCAAATTGGTCTTTCGGAATTGAAAGATGAACAAGCAGAAATTGTGCAGCAAATTTTGGTAGAAGATGCCATGTACCCCTGCCCAAAAAAGTTATCTGCAACTCTTGGGGTGTTAGATGCAGCTGTGGAAATGACACGCGATCGCGTCCGCAGTGCCTTAGTAATTGATGAAGCAGAGCAATTAGTTGGTATACTCTCTCTAGAAGATATTAACCGTGCCCTCGATCTTTGGCAAACATACCCAACTTCGCTAACTGAAATTCCAGATAATTTATCCAGTCAAACCCTCATAGACATTTGTACTACTGAAATTCTCTATGCCTGGCAAGATGAATTATTATCTGAAGCTTTAGACCGAATGAGTCTTCGAGGTTTGCATCAATTACCAGTGATAGCACGAGACAAACCCGATCTCATTTTGGGTTTACTAGAAAAAGAGCAAATTGCATTAACTTGTAATTTAGCAGTTACGCGCAAGGCACTTCGCCACTATTTACCAGTTTTACCTACCACAGATATAGCTATTAGTCATTAG
- a CDS encoding low specificity L-threonine aldolase codes for MSSQLEQFASDNSSGICPEALEYMIRANQGSVPAYGNDEWTQKASDYFRKLFEIDCEVFFTFNGTAANSLSLAALCQSYHSVICHETSHIETDECGAPEFASNGSKLLLAQGKYGKLTSESIESIVTRRTDIHYPKPKVISITQATELGTLYSIEELLSIKKVANKYNLKIHMDGARFANAVAAMDKSPAEITWKAGVDVLCFCGTKNGMALGEAILFFNKALAEDFDYRCKQAGQLASKMRFISAPWLGLLETGAWLKNARHANQCAEYLENQLLNIEGIDLMFPREANAVFVKLPQEVIHSLKAKNWQFYTFIGVGGVRFMCSWNTTQSRIDELIGDIKNATK; via the coding sequence ATGAGTAGCCAATTAGAACAGTTTGCAAGTGATAATTCCTCTGGTATCTGTCCTGAAGCGCTGGAATATATGATTAGGGCAAATCAAGGTAGCGTTCCAGCTTATGGAAATGATGAATGGACTCAAAAAGCATCAGATTATTTTCGGAAACTCTTTGAAATTGATTGTGAAGTATTTTTTACTTTTAACGGTACAGCCGCAAATTCTTTATCTTTAGCTGCTCTTTGTCAGTCATATCACAGCGTCATTTGTCATGAGACATCTCATATAGAAACAGATGAATGTGGCGCACCTGAATTTGCTTCTAATGGCTCTAAACTGCTACTAGCTCAAGGTAAATATGGCAAATTAACATCAGAATCTATAGAGTCAATTGTCACAAGACGCACTGATATTCATTATCCAAAACCTAAAGTTATTAGCATTACACAAGCAACTGAATTAGGAACTTTATATTCTATTGAAGAACTTTTAAGTATTAAAAAAGTTGCGAATAAATATAACTTAAAGATTCACATGGATGGCGCTCGTTTCGCAAATGCAGTTGCCGCTATGGATAAAAGCCCTGCTGAAATTACCTGGAAAGCTGGAGTAGATGTATTGTGTTTTTGTGGCACAAAGAATGGAATGGCATTAGGTGAAGCCATTCTTTTTTTCAACAAAGCGCTAGCAGAGGATTTTGATTATCGATGTAAGCAAGCAGGTCAGTTAGCCTCAAAAATGCGGTTTATTTCTGCCCCCTGGTTGGGTTTATTAGAAACTGGTGCTTGGCTAAAAAATGCCAGACATGCTAATCAATGTGCTGAATACTTAGAAAATCAACTATTAAACATAGAAGGCATTGATTTGATGTTTCCTAGAGAAGCCAACGCCGTGTTTGTAAAATTACCTCAAGAAGTCATTCACAGCTTAAAAGCCAAGAATTGGCAGTTTTACACATTTATTGGTGTTGGAGGGGTACGTTTTATGTGTTCTTGGAACACTACTCAATCAAGGATTGATGAATTGATTGGTGATATTAAAAATGCAACTAAGTAA
- the recJ gene encoding single-stranded-DNA-specific exonuclease RecJ, whose amino-acid sequence MSEQQQWTITATEQPPEWFIEAVKQHTPASSGLYAAQLLWQRGIKDRQQLTAFINYKAYQPASAFEFGQEMHLAIARLQEAYNTKEKIAIWGDFDADGITATSVLWDGLGQFFAQNTQLIYYIPNRLKESHGLNNQGIDYLAKQGCKLIVTCDTGSTNLEEIIYAKQLGIDVIVTDHHTLPTERPPVAAIINPRYLSKEHQLFNLSGVAVAYKLVEALYQSLPNVAKYPLEDLLDLVAVGLIADLVQLSGDCRYLAQMGIQRLQEDFKQPAAARRRPGVGRLLELCQKSGDRPTDISFGLGPRINAVSRIQGDASFCVELLTSRNVKRCNELAEVTELANARRKSLQKDVQAQVAQKLTQLDLSTTSVIVLEDAQWPAGVLGLVAGQVAQETGRPTILLSTEGAEEQGGNFSPLPLRPSAPLLARGSARSVNSVDLYQLVKDQAHLLHRFGGHPFAAGLSLLVENIPLFTAAINQQLRQSLGSTTLTPTVQADLTVTVADLGKELFLELKLLEPCGMGNPVPKLLIQNCWFENAWHRNQQDWQGKKVQYIKAEFDIRDDSSRSAFPGLWWGHYKDELPIGRCDCIAELDYNTFKKRYEIRLIAVRPSANSALNASRSLTPFILDLRNQEHSALSTQHSLNPSYPLIEDCPTNWDDLRIWLRRCLAISRSTPGFDNQQQLAIAWSKPNHQPPNQIWLTLVGIAKYLSRTNQLVTRVQLLKKIGISDQTLLVGIKALKYFGFTVKRQDHYLQITWHPSDSAENLADAAVARFLAAVREEQFQQQYFAEVPLSTIVAIASYEN is encoded by the coding sequence ATGTCAGAACAACAGCAGTGGACTATAACAGCAACGGAACAACCACCAGAGTGGTTTATCGAAGCAGTGAAACAGCATACACCTGCATCAAGTGGACTATACGCGGCACAGTTGTTGTGGCAACGGGGTATTAAAGATCGTCAACAATTAACAGCTTTTATCAACTATAAAGCTTATCAGCCAGCAAGTGCCTTTGAGTTTGGGCAAGAAATGCATTTAGCGATCGCACGCTTGCAAGAAGCATACAATACCAAAGAAAAAATTGCCATTTGGGGAGACTTCGATGCCGATGGCATTACCGCCACATCGGTACTTTGGGATGGATTGGGGCAGTTTTTCGCTCAAAATACCCAGTTAATTTACTACATTCCCAATCGTCTAAAAGAATCCCACGGACTTAATAATCAAGGCATTGATTATTTAGCAAAACAAGGTTGCAAATTAATTGTTACTTGCGATACAGGTAGCACCAACCTTGAGGAAATTATCTATGCCAAACAGTTAGGTATAGATGTAATAGTTACAGATCATCACACCTTACCCACCGAACGCCCACCCGTTGCAGCGATTATCAATCCTCGTTATTTATCCAAGGAACATCAGTTATTTAATCTTTCTGGGGTGGCAGTAGCTTATAAGTTGGTGGAAGCACTGTATCAAAGCTTGCCCAATGTTGCCAAATATCCCTTAGAAGATTTATTAGATTTAGTGGCAGTTGGATTAATTGCCGATTTAGTGCAGTTAAGTGGAGATTGTCGCTATTTGGCACAGATGGGAATTCAACGACTGCAAGAAGATTTTAAACAGCCGGCAGCAGCGCGGCGGCGGCCAGGGGTAGGGCGATTATTAGAATTATGCCAGAAAAGTGGCGATCGCCCCACAGATATTTCTTTTGGTTTGGGCCCAAGAATTAACGCCGTTAGTCGTATCCAAGGTGATGCTAGTTTCTGCGTGGAATTATTAACTAGTCGGAATGTCAAACGTTGTAACGAACTAGCCGAAGTTACAGAACTCGCTAACGCCCGCCGCAAATCTTTACAAAAAGATGTGCAAGCACAAGTAGCGCAAAAACTCACCCAATTAGACTTATCAACCACCAGCGTCATTGTTCTAGAAGATGCCCAATGGCCTGCGGGTGTATTGGGCTTAGTTGCCGGACAGGTAGCACAAGAAACAGGTCGCCCCACGATTTTGTTAAGTACAGAAGGAGCAGAGGAGCAGGGGGGCAATTTTTCTCCTCTGCCCCTCCGCCCCTCTGCCCCTCTGCTTGCAAGAGGTTCTGCCCGTTCGGTGAATTCTGTCGATTTATACCAACTGGTGAAAGACCAAGCACATTTGTTACACCGTTTTGGGGGACATCCCTTTGCAGCAGGTTTAAGTTTGTTGGTGGAAAATATTCCTTTATTTACAGCGGCGATTAATCAGCAGTTGCGCCAATCATTAGGGAGTACAACCCTAACGCCAACTGTGCAAGCAGACTTGACGGTAACAGTTGCAGACTTGGGGAAAGAGTTATTTTTGGAACTGAAACTGCTAGAACCTTGTGGAATGGGTAATCCTGTTCCAAAATTGCTAATTCAAAACTGCTGGTTTGAAAATGCTTGGCATCGCAATCAGCAAGATTGGCAAGGAAAAAAGGTACAGTACATTAAAGCTGAGTTTGATATTCGGGATGATTCTAGCAGAAGTGCTTTTCCTGGTTTATGGTGGGGACACTACAAAGATGAATTGCCCATTGGAAGATGTGATTGCATAGCAGAACTAGACTACAACACCTTCAAAAAACGTTATGAAATCAGATTAATTGCCGTGCGTCCTTCTGCTAACTCAGCACTTAACGCTTCGCGATCGCTAACACCCTTCATCCTAGACTTACGGAATCAGGAACACTCAGCACTTAGCACTCAGCACTCGCTCAACCCTAGCTATCCGCTTATTGAAGATTGTCCCACAAATTGGGATGATTTACGCATCTGGTTGCGGCGATGTTTGGCGATAAGTCGCTCTACGCCTGGGTTTGATAATCAGCAACAATTAGCGATCGCTTGGTCTAAACCCAACCACCAACCACCCAATCAAATTTGGCTGACTCTGGTAGGAATTGCCAAATATCTCAGTCGCACAAATCAACTAGTTACCCGCGTACAACTTTTAAAGAAAATCGGCATCAGCGACCAAACCTTACTTGTCGGCATCAAAGCTTTAAAATATTTCGGGTTCACAGTCAAACGACAAGACCATTATTTGCAAATCACTTGGCATCCAAGCGATAGCGCCGAAAACCTTGCTGATGCAGCAGTTGCCCGATTTTTAGCTGCTGTCCGAGAAGAACAATTTCAGCAACAATATTTTGCAGAAGTACCTTTATCTACTATTGTTGCGATCGCCAGCTACGAAAATTAA
- a CDS encoding Rrf2 family transcriptional regulator produces MKLTTRGHYSVKALLDLSLQPRYGPASVRAIAKRQDIPAPYLEKLLIEMRRASLVKSIRGSIGGYQLAREPAQISIGQILEAVGETSHLPHHTPAPTQTEDWVTFSLWQRLNQKLKEALYSITLADLYYDARSWQASLGEEASFVV; encoded by the coding sequence ATGAAACTAACTACCAGAGGACACTATAGTGTGAAGGCGTTGCTAGATTTAAGTTTACAGCCAAGATATGGCCCTGCATCTGTGAGAGCGATCGCCAAACGCCAAGATATCCCAGCTCCTTATCTTGAAAAACTACTAATAGAAATGCGTCGTGCATCTTTAGTCAAATCAATTCGTGGTAGCATTGGCGGATACCAATTGGCAAGAGAGCCTGCACAAATATCTATAGGGCAAATTTTAGAAGCAGTTGGCGAGACTAGCCATTTACCCCATCACACCCCAGCACCGACACAAACTGAAGATTGGGTAACATTTAGCCTTTGGCAGAGACTCAACCAAAAGCTCAAAGAAGCTCTGTACAGTATTACTCTGGCAGACCTTTATTACGATGCTCGTAGTTGGCAAGCTTCCCTTGGAGAAGAGGCTAGTTTTGTGGTTTAG
- a CDS encoding MlaD family protein, whose amino-acid sequence MRGLMTSRFASMRTFREGSVGLLLLLGLGVFGLLFLWLNRFTAAGRSYKIIVEFANAGGMQKGAAVRYRGVKVGTISQVRPGPNAIDVEIEIAQTDLIIPRNVVVEANQSGLISESIIDIKPKSTLPTGVVLAKPLDKSCDNSLIVCNGSRLQGQVGISVDELIRSSTDLAAAYNNPKFYRNVNRVLESTTGAASSFTELSQDLRGLTKSLQQQLTTFSDTANSVQRATNQLNTSANQTVNKFGATATQANQLLKNLDNLLTTNRSTLVGALNNITETSNQLRVTVSSLSPSVNRLTQGELLNNLETLSANAAQASANLRDASKTLNDPKNVVLLQQTLDSARVTFENTQKITSDLDELTGDPKFRKNLLQLVNGLSGLVSSTQQMQQQVQVATTLDSVKAAVSKPKNLVPTSAPTQQAMSNDKSLPVYVTNPSPANFASSDISPQASPSPSIPNLSQEDLLKQLREYGKQREQLETGKEEVQVDNFK is encoded by the coding sequence ATGCGAGGTCTTATGACAAGCCGCTTCGCTTCTATGCGAACATTTAGAGAAGGTTCTGTAGGGTTACTACTCTTGCTAGGACTAGGGGTATTTGGATTACTTTTTCTGTGGTTAAATAGATTCACCGCTGCTGGTCGTTCATACAAAATTATTGTGGAATTTGCCAACGCTGGCGGAATGCAAAAGGGAGCAGCAGTCCGCTATCGTGGCGTTAAGGTAGGAACTATTTCTCAAGTTCGACCAGGGCCAAATGCCATTGATGTAGAGATTGAAATTGCCCAAACTGACCTAATTATCCCCCGGAATGTAGTGGTGGAAGCTAATCAAAGCGGGTTAATTAGCGAAAGTATTATCGACATCAAACCAAAATCAACCTTACCTACTGGGGTTGTGCTTGCTAAACCCCTAGATAAAAGTTGTGATAATAGTCTCATAGTCTGTAATGGTTCTCGGTTACAAGGTCAGGTTGGCATCAGTGTTGATGAACTAATTCGCAGTTCAACTGACCTCGCTGCTGCATACAATAACCCAAAATTTTATAGAAATGTCAATCGGGTTCTAGAAAGTACCACAGGCGCAGCATCAAGTTTTACAGAATTAAGCCAGGATCTCCGAGGTTTAACTAAAAGCTTACAACAACAACTTACCACCTTTTCCGACACGGCTAATTCTGTGCAACGGGCAACAAACCAACTTAATACATCCGCCAATCAAACAGTAAATAAATTCGGTGCAACTGCAACTCAAGCTAATCAGTTGCTAAAGAACCTAGATAATTTGTTGACAACAAATCGTTCGACGCTGGTTGGTGCTTTGAACAATATCACTGAAACCAGTAACCAACTGCGTGTTACAGTCAGTAGCTTATCACCATCTGTCAATCGATTGACTCAAGGAGAATTACTCAACAATTTAGAAACTCTATCCGCAAATGCAGCCCAAGCCTCAGCTAATTTACGCGATGCTTCTAAAACTTTAAACGATCCAAAGAATGTGGTGCTGCTGCAACAAACTTTAGATTCAGCACGAGTAACCTTTGAAAATACTCAAAAAATTACATCTGATTTAGATGAATTGACAGGAGATCCTAAATTCCGTAAAAATCTGCTGCAATTGGTGAATGGTTTAAGTGGTTTAGTCTCTTCTACACAACAGATGCAGCAACAAGTGCAGGTTGCCACTACTCTAGATTCGGTAAAAGCTGCGGTGAGCAAACCAAAGAATCTAGTTCCTACCTCAGCACCAACCCAACAGGCGATGTCTAATGACAAATCTTTACCTGTCTACGTAACTAATCCCTCACCTGCTAATTTTGCAAGTAGTGACATCAGCCCTCAAGCAAGTCCCAGTCCGTCTATCCCTAACTTATCCCAAGAAGACCTTTTGAAGCAACTACGAGAGTATGGCAAACAACGGGAGCAACTGGAGACGGGGAAAGAGGAAGTACAGGTTGACAATTTTAAGTAA
- a CDS encoding GAF domain-containing sensor histidine kinase, whose protein sequence is MSKTSNEEMLLHKQTWQRERQIIARLSSLNYRTGELVSYLHNIACGVSELIGVDWTVVTFCQEGFETVLASSLDMGEGEHIYSLHGLLTGTVIQMGQSLAVKDAQKYPEYGQAPEGYCAYLGTPLRTAENKVIGTICSFNHLPRDFTKEDIQVVELFAERAATAIDNYHLYQQQCQFNHILEAEVEKRTAELQAAQAKILEQERLVAIGEFATMIVHEIRNPLTTMLMGLKYFQKTILTESAQERLALALSEASRLERLLSEILLYAKPQVLQLCELDINEFIYELLGCIREMPEALERQIEFIPASPNVKILGDKDKLKQVFINILRNACEAVTAGDIVKWKVDFSDTDKVCINVQNSGEPIPSEILTKLFQPFFSTKSCGTGLGLAISKRIVNAHNGKLLISSDLLTGTNVSVQLPVVIQ, encoded by the coding sequence ATGAGCAAAACCAGTAATGAAGAAATGTTGTTGCACAAGCAAACTTGGCAGCGTGAACGGCAAATAATAGCACGTTTGTCTTCTTTGAACTATCGAACTGGTGAACTGGTTAGCTATTTGCACAACATTGCCTGCGGAGTCAGCGAACTCATTGGAGTCGATTGGACAGTTGTTACCTTTTGCCAAGAGGGGTTTGAAACTGTTCTAGCTAGTAGTCTCGATATGGGCGAAGGCGAACATATTTATTCACTACATGGTTTATTAACTGGTACTGTGATCCAAATGGGTCAATCATTAGCAGTAAAAGATGCTCAGAAATACCCAGAGTATGGACAGGCTCCAGAAGGTTATTGTGCATATTTAGGAACACCATTGCGGACTGCTGAAAATAAGGTGATTGGTACTATCTGTTCTTTTAATCATCTACCACGTGATTTTACAAAAGAAGATATCCAAGTTGTAGAATTGTTTGCTGAACGAGCGGCAACGGCAATTGATAACTATCATCTCTATCAACAACAGTGCCAATTTAATCATATTCTAGAGGCTGAGGTAGAAAAACGCACCGCAGAATTACAAGCAGCCCAAGCCAAGATTTTAGAACAAGAAAGACTTGTAGCTATTGGTGAATTTGCTACCATGATTGTGCATGAAATTCGTAATCCCTTGACTACAATGCTCATGGGATTAAAATACTTCCAAAAAACTATTTTGACTGAATCTGCTCAAGAACGATTAGCGTTGGCATTAAGTGAAGCTAGTCGTTTAGAACGTCTATTGAGTGAAATCTTGCTTTATGCAAAGCCTCAAGTTTTGCAACTTTGTGAATTAGATATAAATGAATTCATTTATGAGTTACTTGGGTGTATTCGTGAAATGCCAGAAGCTCTAGAACGTCAAATTGAATTTATTCCGGCATCGCCTAATGTAAAAATTTTAGGAGATAAGGATAAACTTAAACAAGTATTTATCAACATTCTCCGCAATGCTTGTGAAGCAGTTACAGCAGGAGATATCGTTAAATGGAAAGTAGATTTTTCGGATACAGATAAAGTTTGCATTAATGTCCAAAATAGCGGTGAGCCAATTCCATCAGAAATTCTTACCAAGCTTTTTCAACCATTCTTTTCTACAAAATCTTGTGGCACTGGACTAGGACTTGCTATTTCCAAACGCATTGTCAATGCTCATAATGGAAAACTGTTAATCTCTTCTGACCTCTTGACAGGAACTAATGTGAGTGTTCAATTACCTGTAGTTATTCAATGA
- a CDS encoding AbrB family transcriptional regulator codes for MPKLKKIEPLLGEELLKKVKELENESKEDKAKKCGYYTVTKNGIERVNMMKFLNALIDAEGIQLDSTPSANGRGGRSASYRISVQSNGNLLIGSAYTKQMNLKPGDEFLITLGKKHIRLRQVDPEDREDDEAIEATA; via the coding sequence ATGCCTAAACTGAAAAAAATTGAACCCCTACTCGGTGAAGAACTGCTCAAAAAAGTCAAAGAGCTAGAAAACGAGAGCAAAGAAGACAAAGCCAAGAAGTGCGGCTACTATACCGTTACCAAAAATGGTATAGAGCGCGTCAATATGATGAAGTTCTTAAATGCCCTAATTGATGCTGAAGGCATTCAGTTGGACAGTACACCCAGCGCTAATGGGCGTGGTGGACGTAGTGCTAGCTATAGAATTAGTGTGCAATCGAATGGTAACTTACTTATAGGTTCAGCTTATACAAAACAGATGAATCTGAAACCAGGAGATGAATTTCTGATCACTTTAGGCAAAAAGCACATTCGCCTAAGACAGGTAGATCCAGAAGATCGGGAAGATGATGAAGCCATAGAAGCCACAGCTTAA
- a CDS encoding ABC transporter ATP-binding protein, whose amino-acid sequence MSEPLIELKGVSKSFGSHKVLDNVDLTIYRGEALGIIGPSGTGKSTILRVMAGLLSPDEGEIYVQGVRRDGLIEDGGQQVGIGMVFQQAALFDSLTVEENVGFLLYQNSKLPRSRIRNLVEEKLEMVGLPAIGHLYPSELSGGMRKRVSFARAIMSNPDSPTEGPEVLLYDEPTAGLDPIASTVIEDLIRHLQCLHGVCSTYAVVTHQDSTIRRTADRLIFLYEGRVQWQGTVSEIYNTENPLIKQFISGSVQGPIKVAG is encoded by the coding sequence ATGAGTGAACCATTGATTGAACTGAAAGGTGTTTCTAAGTCCTTTGGTAGCCATAAAGTTCTAGATAATGTAGACTTGACTATCTACCGAGGAGAAGCACTGGGGATTATTGGCCCATCGGGGACTGGAAAATCAACAATTTTACGAGTAATGGCGGGGTTACTTAGTCCCGATGAAGGAGAAATTTATGTCCAAGGAGTGCGGCGAGACGGTTTGATTGAGGATGGTGGCCAGCAGGTTGGCATTGGTATGGTGTTTCAGCAGGCAGCGCTATTTGATTCGCTGACGGTGGAGGAGAATGTCGGATTTCTACTTTATCAAAATTCAAAGCTGCCGCGATCGCGCATCCGAAATTTGGTAGAAGAAAAACTAGAGATGGTAGGTTTACCGGCAATAGGCCACCTCTACCCATCCGAACTTTCCGGAGGAATGCGAAAACGGGTAAGTTTTGCCCGTGCAATTATGTCTAACCCCGATAGTCCCACCGAAGGGCCAGAAGTTCTATTGTACGACGAACCAACAGCCGGACTCGATCCCATCGCCTCAACAGTAATCGAAGACTTAATCCGCCATTTGCAATGTTTACATGGGGTTTGTAGTACTTATGCTGTTGTTACCCACCAAGATAGTACTATCCGCCGTACAGCTGATAGACTTATATTTCTCTATGAAGGTAGGGTGCAGTGGCAGGGTACAGTTAGTGAAATATACAACACAGAAAATCCTTTGATCAAACAATTTATCAGTGGAAGTGTTCAAGGCCCGATTAAAGTTGCTGGGTAG
- a CDS encoding thermonuclease family protein, which produces MMELLQLMLVLGTVVGVTDGNTILVKDNVGQTTIVKLACINAPEATDKRYALAATQKLKQLLPLQTPVVIRSTEQVKNGRPAGEVFVDNRSVNLLLVESGNAVVDQESLQNCYESKTQFLIAEANAKNKHLGLWQQSKLQLKFYAK; this is translated from the coding sequence ATGATGGAATTACTTCAACTAATGTTGGTGCTAGGTACAGTAGTTGGTGTCACAGACGGGAACACGATTTTGGTTAAAGATAATGTAGGACAAACAACTATAGTCAAGTTGGCGTGTATTAATGCACCAGAGGCGACTGACAAACGCTATGCTTTAGCAGCAACACAAAAGCTAAAACAGCTATTACCACTTCAAACTCCTGTCGTGATTAGAAGCACAGAACAAGTCAAAAATGGTCGTCCGGCTGGTGAAGTGTTTGTAGATAATCGGTCAGTAAATCTCCTTTTGGTAGAGTCAGGTAATGCCGTCGTTGACCAAGAATCTTTACAAAATTGCTACGAGAGCAAAACCCAATTTTTAATTGCAGAAGCTAATGCTAAAAATAAGCATTTGGGATTGTGGCAGCAATCAAAATTACAGTTGAAATTCTATGCCAAGTAA